The following coding sequences are from one Bradyrhizobium sp. 200 window:
- a CDS encoding thiamine pyrophosphate-binding protein — MVDSSKQAVEVASDSGKLDNSKREGSEAITEALRACDVEMIFGYTGGSVPQLTRSMVKHNFPMIAGRTELSAAWMSYGYNRVKRRAASAVIVWHVGALHASPAIYGATMDGTPLMFMTMDNPPAMEARDGLQDAVEVYPSLKPLAKYSKKVTDAADLPVIVRQAVKSASTGKFGASVLVLAQTIMFQQTSMRVEPLVLPRSPAPAAEDIAQTWQLIGQAKRPVLYIGAGVHIADASAELRELAELMGIPVVSTSWGGRGVLPDEHELYIGASGNFGWKSANEALQQADLWICIGASFSQMSTGSWSLRKPQNVVQVDIDEYELAKIFQPTVAIQSDAKSFLKQVLELARKENDSKRKSWSGWRDQATALKTGFVAEMKSWANPTEVPLNQYHVIDVLAEQLPAGSLVIGDSGGQAFALYRAFKFKAVTPRATGGHYMSLGAGLPVAIGAKLADPTQTVVVFHGDGGLYYDLADLSILAEHRLKVIVVIDNNGCLLANRSAMKAMGYDNPWVDLPQTTDFVMVAKGLGVDGERVERPDELVPAIQRALASEGSYVLDVRTTAGMRIRRALENIIPIVGDRTPKRGHLETVLEGSWPS; from the coding sequence GTGGTCGATTCAAGTAAACAAGCCGTCGAGGTGGCCAGCGATTCGGGGAAGCTGGACAACAGCAAGCGGGAAGGTTCCGAAGCCATCACCGAAGCCCTGCGGGCGTGCGACGTCGAAATGATTTTCGGTTATACGGGCGGATCGGTGCCCCAGCTTACCCGCAGCATGGTCAAGCATAACTTTCCGATGATCGCGGGCCGTACCGAGCTTAGCGCGGCATGGATGTCCTACGGATACAACCGCGTGAAGCGGCGCGCCGCGTCGGCGGTTATCGTATGGCACGTCGGAGCCCTGCACGCGTCGCCAGCCATCTACGGTGCCACGATGGATGGCACGCCCTTGATGTTCATGACGATGGACAATCCGCCCGCCATGGAAGCGCGGGACGGACTGCAGGACGCCGTTGAAGTCTATCCGTCGCTGAAGCCGCTGGCCAAGTACAGCAAGAAGGTGACTGACGCGGCGGATTTGCCGGTGATCGTTCGCCAGGCCGTGAAGTCGGCGAGCACGGGCAAGTTCGGCGCCTCGGTACTCGTTCTCGCACAGACGATTATGTTCCAGCAAACCTCGATGCGGGTAGAGCCGCTGGTGCTTCCCAGGTCGCCGGCTCCGGCTGCTGAAGATATTGCGCAAACCTGGCAGTTGATTGGCCAGGCGAAGAGGCCGGTGCTGTACATCGGAGCAGGCGTTCACATTGCCGATGCAAGCGCCGAGTTGCGCGAGCTCGCCGAATTGATGGGCATTCCGGTCGTGTCGACGTCGTGGGGCGGGCGTGGCGTATTGCCGGACGAGCACGAATTGTACATCGGGGCCTCCGGCAACTTCGGCTGGAAATCGGCCAACGAAGCGCTTCAGCAGGCAGACCTCTGGATCTGCATCGGTGCGTCGTTCTCGCAGATGAGCACCGGCTCGTGGAGCCTCAGGAAGCCGCAGAACGTTGTGCAGGTCGACATCGACGAATATGAGCTTGCGAAAATATTCCAGCCGACGGTTGCCATCCAGTCGGATGCGAAGAGCTTCCTGAAGCAAGTGCTCGAGCTTGCGCGGAAAGAAAATGACAGCAAACGTAAATCCTGGTCGGGATGGCGCGATCAAGCCACGGCTCTGAAGACGGGCTTTGTTGCGGAGATGAAGTCCTGGGCGAACCCCACGGAAGTGCCGCTCAACCAGTACCACGTGATCGATGTTCTTGCGGAGCAGCTGCCCGCGGGTTCCTTGGTCATTGGTGACTCCGGCGGTCAGGCGTTCGCCTTGTACAGGGCTTTCAAGTTCAAGGCTGTCACCCCTCGCGCGACGGGTGGCCACTATATGTCGCTCGGCGCCGGTCTTCCGGTGGCCATTGGAGCCAAGCTGGCCGATCCCACGCAAACGGTCGTCGTGTTTCACGGCGACGGCGGCCTCTATTACGACCTCGCCGACCTGTCGATTCTGGCCGAGCACAGGTTGAAGGTCATCGTCGTGATCGACAACAATGGCTGTCTGTTGGCAAATCGTTCGGCCATGAAAGCGATGGGCTACGACAATCCCTGGGTGGACCTGCCCCAGACCACCGACTTCGTCATGGTCGCAAAGGGACTCGGCGTCGACGGCGAGCGGGTGGAGCGGCCCGATGAACTGGTGCCGGCCATTCAGC
- a CDS encoding MarR family transcriptional regulator — MPTLLVNMLKGIYWFEDALEHALESNGLEPVTRAELSVVANIAMGEHRASKIAKNLGVSRQAISQILLGLTKRRMIVVKDDPRSRRSRIVSFSDNFQRDGEDCLRIFAELENELGRRIGIDRFRNLKGTLEAEWGEAPKIGRLPKLTSQKTGSRSKSKSIERKTISRRSGARAAGNEQASARRNRAAGRQIAP; from the coding sequence GTGCCTACCCTGCTAGTGAATATGCTCAAGGGCATCTATTGGTTCGAGGACGCACTGGAGCATGCCCTCGAGAGCAACGGCTTAGAGCCGGTGACGCGAGCCGAACTATCGGTCGTCGCTAATATTGCCATGGGAGAACATCGGGCCAGCAAGATCGCTAAGAACCTCGGCGTCAGCCGACAAGCTATCAGCCAAATACTCCTTGGGTTGACGAAACGACGAATGATCGTGGTTAAAGACGATCCTCGAAGCCGGCGTTCACGGATTGTCAGTTTCAGCGACAACTTCCAGCGCGATGGCGAAGACTGCCTGCGAATCTTCGCTGAACTGGAAAACGAACTGGGGCGACGGATCGGCATCGATAGGTTTCGCAATCTGAAGGGCACATTGGAGGCGGAATGGGGCGAGGCACCCAAAATCGGCCGCCTTCCCAAACTGACGTCTCAAAAGACCGGCTCCCGCAGCAAATCAAAAAGCATAGAACGAAAGACGATATCGCGGCGGAGCGGGGCTCGTGCCGCCGGGAACGAACAAGCTTCCGCTCGCCGCAACCGCGCTGCTGGACGCCAAATAGCTCCGTAG
- a CDS encoding ABC transporter substrate-binding protein — MFGRIFLASLLLVSTIGGTLAQQYDPGASDTEIRLGQTAPYSGPVSAAGSVGLASIAYFEQINKKGGIHGRKIKILSLDDGFSPPKTVEVTRRLVEGDEVLAMYGSVGTPTNAAVQKYLNTKRIPQLFVAGAAGRFNNPKEFPWTTPLIPSIEDEARAMARYVLSAIADPKIAVLYQNDDFGKDFVAALKAGLGDKKPLIISEQSYEVTAPTIQSQIVSAKASGANVFYFAGTQKFGAMQIRLRYELGWKPVNLVSSSAANLESVLKPAGFEQSEGLISVAYTKDPSDSRWENDPGMKEYLAWAKEYIPQKDAGSDGVLVGYLGSYLMAHILEQAGSTLTRDNLLKIATHLNDVKVPILLPGITVTTAPENRSVISKFQLQRFESGRWVPFGDFVSGK, encoded by the coding sequence ATGTTCGGAAGAATCTTTCTGGCTTCGCTGTTGCTCGTTTCAACAATAGGGGGCACGCTTGCACAGCAGTACGATCCGGGCGCATCCGATACCGAGATTAGGCTGGGGCAAACCGCACCCTATAGCGGCCCGGTCTCTGCTGCAGGGTCAGTCGGACTTGCCTCGATCGCCTACTTTGAACAGATCAACAAGAAGGGCGGTATCCATGGTCGTAAGATCAAAATCCTTTCCCTTGATGATGGCTTCAGCCCGCCGAAGACCGTAGAAGTCACGCGCCGGCTCGTCGAGGGCGACGAAGTATTAGCCATGTATGGGTCAGTCGGTACACCCACGAACGCGGCAGTGCAAAAGTATCTAAATACAAAAAGGATTCCGCAGTTGTTTGTTGCGGGGGCTGCCGGCCGCTTCAACAATCCGAAAGAATTTCCATGGACTACGCCGCTGATTCCCAGCATCGAGGATGAAGCACGTGCAATGGCGCGTTATGTGCTGTCCGCGATTGCTGATCCAAAGATTGCTGTGCTTTATCAGAATGACGATTTCGGAAAGGATTTTGTGGCGGCCCTTAAGGCTGGCCTAGGTGACAAGAAGCCACTGATCATAAGCGAACAAAGCTACGAGGTGACTGCTCCAACGATCCAATCTCAGATTGTCTCGGCAAAAGCATCCGGCGCAAACGTGTTCTATTTCGCCGGGACGCAGAAGTTTGGCGCTATGCAGATCCGGCTTCGCTATGAGCTAGGCTGGAAACCGGTGAATCTCGTATCTAGTTCGGCTGCTAATCTGGAGAGCGTGCTCAAGCCCGCCGGTTTTGAACAGTCTGAAGGCCTGATCTCTGTAGCCTACACCAAAGATCCGTCGGATTCCAGGTGGGAAAACGACCCCGGTATGAAGGAATATTTGGCTTGGGCTAAGGAGTACATTCCGCAGAAGGATGCCGGCAGCGACGGCGTCCTGGTTGGTTATCTTGGGTCATACCTGATGGCGCACATTCTCGAACAAGCCGGATCGACGCTAACGCGCGACAATCTACTGAAAATCGCCACACACCTAAACGATGTAAAAGTGCCGATTCTTCTTCCCGGAATCACTGTCACGACCGCGCCGGAAAATCGCAGCGTGATCAGCAAGTTTCAGCTGCAGAGGTTCGAGTCAGGACGATGGGTACCGTTCGGTGACTTCGTGAGCGGGAAGTGA
- a CDS encoding tripartite tricarboxylate transporter substrate binding protein: MKLTGGTSRVATLLIAACLFTLSADAGKADDYPSRYIRLVVPFAAGGTTDALARFAADELTKQLNKQVVVDNRGGANTALGVGEVIKAAPDGYTLLFVDASIAVSPNLLGDRFPFKPLSDLRPVALFATGQMVLLTSPDVPSHDLNELISYLKKNPDKLNYGSGGAGTMTYLCPEIFKREADTKIVNVAYRSAGPALTDLLAGVVQMMCLGVGNSAPFIDAGKLRAVAISGKSRSPRLPNVPTFAEAGLPSPLLDRATSWFAIFAKADTPDGIVTTLNSALVKMQESPALRERLSTLGFEAAAGQPAALAELVQHDAVTWGALIDKLGIRTD, encoded by the coding sequence ATGAAATTGACCGGCGGGACTTCGCGCGTCGCTACTCTGTTGATTGCGGCGTGTCTGTTCACGCTGAGCGCGGATGCGGGGAAGGCGGATGATTACCCGTCTCGCTACATCCGCCTTGTGGTCCCATTCGCCGCCGGAGGAACCACCGATGCTCTGGCGCGGTTCGCGGCAGATGAACTCACCAAGCAGTTGAACAAGCAGGTGGTGGTCGATAACCGGGGTGGGGCCAATACAGCGCTGGGTGTCGGCGAGGTCATCAAGGCTGCTCCTGACGGTTACACTCTTTTGTTCGTGGACGCGAGCATTGCTGTCAGTCCGAATTTGCTGGGCGACAGATTCCCGTTTAAGCCGCTGAGTGATCTGAGACCTGTTGCTCTGTTTGCTACTGGGCAAATGGTGTTGTTGACCAGCCCTGACGTCCCTTCACACGACCTCAACGAGCTAATCTCCTATCTGAAGAAAAACCCGGACAAATTGAACTACGGATCCGGTGGTGCGGGCACCATGACGTATCTATGCCCCGAGATTTTCAAGCGGGAGGCGGATACAAAGATCGTTAACGTCGCCTATCGATCCGCCGGACCCGCACTCACGGATCTTCTCGCCGGTGTGGTTCAGATGATGTGCCTTGGGGTGGGCAACAGCGCACCTTTCATTGATGCGGGCAAATTGCGAGCTGTCGCAATCAGCGGAAAATCTCGCTCGCCGCGTCTGCCGAACGTTCCAACGTTTGCAGAAGCCGGTCTGCCGTCACCGCTCCTCGATCGGGCGACTTCCTGGTTCGCCATCTTCGCAAAGGCGGACACACCCGATGGCATTGTCACGACGCTCAACAGTGCTTTGGTCAAGATGCAGGAAAGCCCGGCATTGCGCGAGCGTCTCTCCACCCTTGGGTTCGAGGCAGCCGCCGGCCAGCCCGCCGCGCTCGCGGAATTGGTGCAGCACGATGCGGTGACGTGGGGCGCTCTCATCGACAAGCTCGGAATTAGAACAGACTAA
- the hpaD gene encoding 3,4-dihydroxyphenylacetate 2,3-dioxygenase: protein MLDTFLEIASFRRCAIKRAAQPIDRREKSMIEDVVLDPPFNVTRASHVVLATKDLQRSKEFYCNVLGLIESDATADTLYLRGYEESCHHSLVLKKSDQATCERIGFRVLTDEDLDKAKRYFDRIGIRSDWVTVPYQGKTLHFSDPIGTAIELCASMTFVPRQMHNYSTYRGGSAQRLDHYQIAGDDVLKAYHFYNQLGFRPTEYVTDQNRMWGVWMQRKGNTHDLVFTNGFGPRLHHFAYTVRDAHDLIHLCDVAGSLGYAGAAERGPGRHGMGGGALFAYLRDPDGHRVELFNTHYQAIDLEPPIQWELHDPKRTDLWGMPAVAKWFFEASEFKNVQVKSPVIPTKPRTLEDVLAVKA, encoded by the coding sequence ATGCTTGATACCTTTCTAGAAATAGCCAGTTTTAGAAGGTGCGCGATCAAGCGCGCTGCACAGCCGATCGACCGGCGGGAGAAGAGCATGATTGAGGACGTCGTACTCGATCCGCCGTTCAACGTGACCCGTGCGAGCCATGTCGTACTTGCGACCAAGGACCTGCAGCGGAGCAAGGAATTCTACTGCAATGTGCTCGGCTTGATTGAATCCGACGCCACTGCGGACACCCTCTATTTGAGGGGATACGAGGAATCCTGTCATCACAGCCTCGTCCTGAAGAAATCGGATCAGGCAACTTGTGAGCGCATCGGGTTCAGAGTGCTGACCGACGAGGACTTGGACAAGGCGAAGCGGTACTTCGACAGGATCGGAATCCGGTCAGATTGGGTGACAGTGCCTTACCAGGGCAAGACCTTGCATTTCTCGGATCCCATCGGCACAGCCATCGAGCTGTGCGCGTCCATGACGTTCGTCCCGCGACAAATGCACAATTATTCAACGTATCGAGGCGGCAGCGCCCAAAGGCTCGACCACTACCAGATCGCCGGCGACGACGTGCTCAAGGCATATCACTTCTACAATCAGCTTGGATTCCGGCCGACCGAGTATGTAACCGACCAGAACAGAATGTGGGGCGTGTGGATGCAGAGAAAGGGGAATACCCATGATCTCGTATTCACCAACGGCTTTGGCCCAAGACTGCACCACTTCGCCTATACGGTTCGGGATGCGCACGACCTGATACATCTGTGCGATGTGGCGGGCAGTCTCGGATATGCCGGCGCTGCCGAAAGAGGTCCCGGTCGCCATGGTATGGGTGGTGGCGCTCTTTTCGCTTATCTGCGTGATCCCGATGGACATCGCGTCGAGCTCTTCAACACCCATTACCAGGCGATCGACCTCGAGCCGCCCATACAATGGGAACTTCACGATCCGAAACGGACGGATCTGTGGGGGATGCCGGCTGTGGCGAAGTGGTTCTTCGAGGCCTCTGAGTTCAAAAATGTTCAAGTCAAGAGCCCGGTAATTCCTACTAAGCCCCGCACCCTGGAGGATGTCTTGGCGGTGAAAGCTTAG
- a CDS encoding LysR family transcriptional regulator, with amino-acid sequence MRVSLRQLQAFVLAAEEGSISGAAARMNLTQSAVSVLIRELERAVGVPALLDRSSRPAALTEAGRAVIQRAQLICSEADLFSQELQGYSDLKRGIVKVASSPAIASMLLAPVAKAFKTQYPGIELQVYESDAAVSEDMIRKGSADIGLLTIVADDNPELSIEPVLADSLSMVVLKSDPNAGRQSISWREVSAFKTISVRKPSSIRDIIDRAMSKHDMTFTPHMEVSHLATVLSLVSEELGCAIIPAYLVERRDGPFSVIPLVNPTIKRTISLCTRRGRKISPATLAFSNLVRKELSKKTRARK; translated from the coding sequence ATGCGCGTCTCGTTGCGCCAGCTTCAGGCGTTCGTGCTTGCCGCCGAGGAGGGAAGCATCTCCGGCGCGGCTGCACGAATGAACCTTACGCAGTCCGCGGTCAGCGTGCTCATCAGGGAACTGGAGCGAGCCGTTGGTGTGCCGGCACTCTTGGATCGTTCATCGCGTCCCGCCGCGCTTACCGAGGCCGGAAGGGCCGTGATACAGCGCGCGCAGCTGATTTGTTCCGAAGCGGATCTGTTCTCCCAAGAGCTTCAGGGATATTCCGATCTCAAGCGCGGGATTGTGAAGGTTGCCTCAAGCCCCGCGATCGCGAGCATGCTGCTCGCGCCCGTGGCCAAAGCATTCAAGACGCAATATCCGGGGATCGAACTGCAAGTCTATGAGAGCGATGCGGCCGTGTCTGAAGACATGATCAGGAAGGGATCGGCCGACATCGGGCTGTTAACGATCGTGGCGGACGACAATCCAGAGCTATCAATCGAGCCCGTTCTTGCTGACTCGCTGTCCATGGTCGTCTTAAAGAGCGATCCGAATGCGGGGCGCCAATCGATTAGTTGGAGGGAGGTTAGCGCATTCAAGACAATTTCGGTTCGCAAGCCCAGTTCAATCCGCGACATTATCGATCGTGCGATGTCGAAGCACGACATGACGTTCACGCCTCATATGGAGGTCTCGCACCTTGCCACGGTTCTGTCGCTCGTCTCCGAGGAACTCGGCTGCGCGATCATACCCGCCTATCTTGTCGAGCGTCGTGATGGTCCATTCTCGGTAATTCCGCTCGTCAACCCCACAATCAAGCGAACGATCTCACTCTGCACGAGACGAGGAAGAAAGATTTCGCCGGCGACATTGGCATTCTCCAACCTCGTACGGAAAGAACTGTCCAAGAAGACGCGCGCTCGCAAGTAG
- a CDS encoding FAD-dependent oxidoreductase, producing MEYADIVIVGAGPVGMTLAMDLRRRGLRPVVIEKRAQGKDYSLKCNHISARTMEAFRLLGIVKDVRNAGLPEDYAHDVAFRTSFLGHELWRIPIPCRRDRYTATDGPDCGWPTPEPPHRMNQSFLEPILARHLVETFGIETRYQTTLKSVVQDSQFVTAVAEDKHGNELRIACRYLIGCDGPRSTARSAIGAKLEGDPVVLRVQSTFINAPKLLPALRRKGNVPAWGTMVFNPQRSGNVYAIDGRDRWLVFNYLRPDESGFDAVDRDWGVRTILGLDDSIGYEIISTQDWTGRRLIADRFRDRRIFLCGDAAHIWVPYAGYGMNAGIADAMNLSWLLSAHLSGWAPAAILDAYEAERQPITEQVSRFAMAHSNAATAQRLRVPDQIEDSGAEGERLRREAGQAAYDLNVAQYCCAGLNFGYYYDKSPIIAYDDEQAPVYTMDQFTPTTVPGTRLPHIWLSDGRSLHDALGPGYTLLYTSGDEEAKAAQAAAARIGMPMEVLKLNENLPPAFKTRFILVRPDQHIAWRGSDLADVTDLLDHLRGVHAVNRTHRTDQFALLSTAPAGGVEHPRHRLGSGRWPDGGGESASPLLAQSQVR from the coding sequence GTGGAATATGCGGACATCGTGATTGTTGGCGCGGGCCCAGTCGGCATGACGCTTGCCATGGACCTGCGCCGAAGAGGCCTGCGACCGGTTGTCATTGAAAAGCGAGCTCAAGGCAAAGATTACAGCCTCAAGTGCAATCACATCTCCGCACGAACAATGGAGGCCTTTCGTCTCCTCGGCATCGTGAAGGACGTCCGAAATGCTGGTCTGCCGGAAGATTATGCGCACGATGTTGCATTCCGCACTTCTTTTCTGGGACATGAGCTTTGGCGCATCCCTATTCCATGCCGGAGGGATCGCTATACCGCAACGGACGGGCCGGATTGCGGATGGCCGACTCCTGAACCGCCACATCGCATGAACCAGTCCTTTCTGGAGCCGATTCTCGCACGGCATCTAGTCGAAACTTTCGGGATTGAGACCCGTTACCAGACAACGTTGAAGTCCGTTGTTCAAGATTCACAGTTTGTGACTGCAGTTGCCGAAGACAAGCATGGAAACGAACTTCGCATAGCTTGTCGTTATCTGATTGGTTGCGACGGTCCACGCTCTACTGCTCGCAGCGCGATCGGCGCCAAGCTTGAGGGCGATCCGGTCGTCCTTAGGGTCCAGTCGACCTTTATCAACGCCCCGAAGCTTCTTCCAGCGCTGAGGCGCAAAGGCAATGTACCAGCGTGGGGGACGATGGTCTTCAATCCTCAGCGCTCGGGCAACGTTTACGCGATAGATGGAAGGGACAGGTGGCTCGTCTTCAATTACCTGCGACCGGACGAAAGCGGTTTTGATGCCGTGGACCGGGATTGGGGCGTCCGCACAATCCTGGGTCTGGACGACAGCATCGGATACGAAATTATTAGCACGCAGGACTGGACCGGACGCCGACTGATTGCAGACCGATTTCGCGACCGACGGATCTTCCTGTGCGGCGACGCCGCGCACATTTGGGTGCCTTACGCCGGCTATGGAATGAATGCTGGAATTGCCGACGCCATGAACCTATCGTGGCTGCTTTCGGCACACCTTTCAGGCTGGGCGCCTGCAGCCATCCTGGACGCCTACGAGGCGGAAAGACAGCCGATCACGGAACAGGTCTCTCGCTTCGCGATGGCTCACTCAAATGCCGCCACCGCTCAACGTCTGCGAGTGCCTGACCAGATCGAAGATTCGGGCGCAGAGGGTGAGCGGCTTCGGCGGGAGGCCGGACAGGCCGCCTATGATCTGAATGTCGCACAGTATTGCTGCGCCGGGCTCAATTTCGGATACTACTACGACAAGTCGCCCATCATTGCATATGACGATGAGCAGGCGCCAGTCTACACGATGGATCAGTTCACGCCCACTACAGTGCCGGGAACACGTTTGCCGCATATTTGGCTTAGCGATGGGCGTTCGCTCCATGACGCTCTCGGGCCAGGATACACGCTTCTCTATACTTCGGGCGACGAAGAGGCAAAAGCTGCCCAAGCCGCCGCGGCTCGCATTGGGATGCCGATGGAGGTCTTGAAGCTGAACGAGAACTTGCCGCCGGCGTTTAAAACCAGATTCATCCTCGTGCGTCCCGATCAGCATATCGCCTGGCGCGGTTCGGACCTGGCCGACGTGACGGACTTGCTCGATCATCTGCGCGGCGTTCACGCGGTGAACCGAACGCATCGAACAGACCAATTCGCCCTCCTCTCCACGGCGCCTGCTGGCGGCGTTGAGCATCCGCGGCATCGCCTTGGCTCTGGCCGCTGGCCTGACGGTGGTGGCGAATCTGCCTCCCCCCTCCTGGCGCAATCGCAAGTGCGATAA
- a CDS encoding fumarylacetoacetate hydrolase family protein, with amino-acid sequence MRFATFRNAGMISYGLAKDGGLVDLGKRLPQFPSVKSLLANKGFDLARSFEAAPLDVKLSEIELLPPILDPENIWCIGINYPERNDEYVDGSERTSYPSVFCRSPNSLVGDGTPIVKPAVSEQFDYEGEIAIVIGKRSRHIAPEQALSHIFGLTLCNEGTIRDWTRHGRFNVTQGKNFDSSGSIGPWIVTADELPPSNHIQLSTHVNGELRQTDNTRRMLFPFDYLISYLTAFATLNPGDIILTGTPTGAGARHNPPKWLAPGDLVEVSVPEIGTLRNQVVDEQISRDSRNK; translated from the coding sequence ATGCGCTTTGCGACTTTTCGCAATGCTGGGATGATTTCCTATGGACTGGCCAAGGACGGAGGGCTTGTCGACCTCGGCAAGCGTTTGCCGCAGTTTCCATCCGTGAAGAGCCTCCTTGCAAATAAGGGTTTTGATCTCGCCCGCAGCTTTGAGGCCGCGCCGCTCGATGTAAAACTGAGCGAGATAGAACTTCTCCCGCCAATTCTTGATCCGGAAAATATATGGTGCATCGGCATCAACTACCCGGAAAGAAATGATGAATATGTCGACGGCTCCGAGCGGACCTCGTATCCGAGCGTTTTTTGCCGTTCCCCAAATTCACTGGTGGGTGACGGCACGCCGATCGTCAAACCAGCTGTATCCGAGCAGTTCGACTATGAGGGCGAAATAGCAATTGTGATTGGCAAGCGAAGTCGGCATATCGCTCCCGAGCAGGCGTTGAGCCATATCTTCGGGCTCACACTATGCAATGAAGGAACGATTCGGGACTGGACCAGGCACGGGCGGTTCAACGTCACGCAAGGCAAGAACTTCGATAGTTCCGGATCGATCGGACCCTGGATAGTCACTGCAGATGAGCTTCCACCGAGCAATCACATTCAGTTATCAACGCACGTGAATGGTGAATTGCGCCAGACCGACAACACCAGGCGCATGCTGTTTCCTTTCGACTATCTCATTTCATATTTGACGGCATTCGCCACGCTTAACCCCGGAGACATTATCCTCACGGGCACACCGACCGGCGCGGGTGCAAGACACAATCCTCCAAAATGGCTTGCACCTGGCGATTTGGTGGAGGTGTCCGTTCCCGAGATCGGTACACTGAGGAATCAAGTCGTCGACGAGCAGATCAGCCGCGACTCGCGTAACAAATAG
- the hpaH gene encoding 2-oxo-hept-4-ene-1,7-dioate hydratase: MHLSELEQAARNLVEAEKTRKQMRQFSLSYSGMTVDEAYAIQAKYIDIRMAEGRSIKGHKIGLTSRAMQIAAGLDEPDYGVLLNDMFVESGGTVEARRFIVPRVEVELAFLLKRDLSGPGCSIFDVYNAAECVVPAIEILDARLHRIDPETKHGKEIVDTISDNAGNAALVLGGRPFKPDETDLRWIAAICYRNGRVEETGGAAGVLNNPATGVAWLANKLWRHGVTLRAGEVLLSGSFIRPIDALPGDVFHADFKSYGVVTCRFEEEH, from the coding sequence ATGCATTTGTCCGAGCTAGAGCAAGCGGCCCGCAACCTTGTAGAAGCCGAAAAGACCCGCAAGCAAATGCGTCAGTTCAGCCTTTCTTATTCGGGGATGACGGTTGACGAAGCTTATGCCATTCAAGCGAAGTATATTGATATCAGGATGGCCGAAGGCAGAAGCATAAAGGGCCACAAGATCGGCCTCACGTCCCGGGCGATGCAGATCGCGGCAGGACTCGACGAGCCGGATTACGGCGTATTGCTGAATGATATGTTCGTTGAAAGCGGCGGTACAGTCGAGGCAAGACGTTTCATTGTTCCAAGAGTCGAAGTCGAGCTCGCATTCTTGCTCAAGCGCGATCTTTCCGGGCCGGGCTGTTCGATTTTCGACGTCTACAACGCGGCGGAGTGCGTCGTTCCGGCCATCGAGATCCTGGACGCTCGACTTCATCGCATCGATCCCGAGACAAAGCATGGCAAGGAGATCGTCGACACGATCTCGGACAATGCCGGAAATGCCGCGCTTGTGCTCGGTGGGCGTCCCTTCAAACCGGATGAGACGGATCTGCGATGGATTGCTGCAATCTGCTACCGGAATGGACGTGTTGAGGAGACAGGGGGGGCGGCCGGCGTCCTGAATAATCCTGCCACCGGTGTTGCCTGGTTAGCAAACAAGTTGTGGCGGCATGGCGTAACGCTTCGCGCTGGTGAAGTTCTGCTTTCCGGCTCCTTCATCCGCCCGATCGACGCTTTGCCCGGCGACGTATTTCACGCCGACTTCAAATCCTACGGCGTGGTCACGTGCAGGTTTGAGGAGGAGCATTGA
- a CDS encoding RidA family protein: MNARSSVYTATFRHSNPVPAACRKGDILISGIVTGVDPESGHLPPTLEQQCAFMFGHVRSIVEAGGGKIGDIVKLTVWLRDRSQREPVNREWLKMFPDQNDRPTRQAMEASLDGGKLVQCDFIAVLDNPPAGKQPG, encoded by the coding sequence ATGAATGCGCGAAGCAGCGTTTACACTGCCACATTCAGGCACAGCAATCCAGTTCCCGCGGCATGCCGCAAGGGCGACATCCTGATTTCCGGAATCGTGACGGGTGTCGATCCCGAATCAGGTCATCTTCCGCCAACACTCGAACAGCAGTGCGCATTCATGTTCGGCCACGTTCGATCGATAGTCGAAGCCGGTGGGGGCAAGATCGGCGATATCGTGAAGCTGACGGTCTGGCTGCGCGACCGATCGCAGCGGGAGCCGGTCAATCGCGAATGGCTTAAGATGTTTCCGGATCAGAATGACCGCCCGACCCGACAGGCGATGGAGGCATCTTTGGACGGTGGCAAGCTGGTGCAATGCGATTTCATCGCGGTGCTCGACAATCCACCAGCAGGGAAGCAACCCGGCTGA